A single genomic interval of Deinococcota bacterium harbors:
- a CDS encoding CoA-acylating methylmalonate-semialdehyde dehydrogenase — protein sequence MEDTLHNFVGGKWQGSSTAHYADVRNPATAQLLTKVPLTPGEEVDRAVGAASEAFEGWRRTPVTDRIQYLFGFKALLEENLDTLARAITLECGKTYAESVGELRRGIENVECACGMPSLMQGYNNEDIASGIDEHMFRQPLGVVAAITPFNFPAMIPLWFMPYAFATGNCFILKPSERVPMTSQKLFALIEQLGVPPGVLQLVNGGKETVDALLDHPRIRAISFVGSTPVAKTIYSRASANGKRAQCQGGAKNAAVILPDADMDMAAKILADSAFGCAGQRCLATSVAITVGEAKGSFTEHIATIAENRRVGYGLGDGVEMGPVISAESKARIEGLIAKGESEGAKPVVDGRGKHVKGYEDGHFLHPTILDGVNPQGEIAGTEIFGPVLSMMHASNVEDAIRIVNESKFGNQACLFTSSGYAARQFRYEARAGNIGINLGVAAPMAFFPFSGWGESFFGDLHAQGRHGVEFYTETKVVVERWPREWSRQF from the coding sequence GTGGAAGACACGCTACATAACTTTGTCGGGGGCAAGTGGCAGGGCTCGAGCACAGCCCATTACGCGGACGTGCGCAACCCCGCCACCGCCCAGCTGCTCACCAAGGTTCCCCTGACCCCCGGTGAGGAAGTGGACAGGGCCGTTGGGGCAGCGAGTGAAGCCTTCGAGGGCTGGCGCCGCACCCCCGTCACCGACCGCATCCAGTACCTGTTTGGGTTCAAGGCGCTCTTGGAGGAAAACCTGGACACCTTAGCCCGCGCCATCACCCTCGAGTGCGGCAAGACCTACGCCGAGAGCGTCGGCGAACTGCGTCGCGGCATCGAGAACGTCGAGTGCGCCTGCGGCATGCCGAGCCTGATGCAGGGCTACAACAACGAGGACATCGCCTCCGGCATCGACGAGCACATGTTCCGCCAGCCCTTGGGCGTGGTGGCGGCGATCACCCCCTTCAACTTCCCCGCCATGATCCCGCTGTGGTTCATGCCCTACGCCTTTGCCACCGGCAACTGCTTTATCTTGAAGCCCAGCGAGCGGGTGCCGATGACCAGCCAGAAGCTCTTTGCGCTCATCGAGCAGTTGGGCGTGCCGCCCGGCGTCCTGCAACTCGTCAACGGCGGCAAGGAGACGGTGGACGCACTGCTCGACCACCCGCGGATCCGCGCGATTTCCTTCGTCGGCTCGACGCCGGTCGCCAAGACCATCTACTCCCGCGCCAGCGCCAACGGCAAACGCGCCCAGTGCCAGGGCGGCGCCAAGAACGCCGCCGTTATCCTGCCCGACGCCGACATGGACATGGCCGCCAAGATCTTAGCCGACTCGGCCTTTGGCTGCGCGGGTCAGCGCTGCCTGGCCACCTCGGTGGCGATCACCGTGGGCGAGGCCAAAGGCAGCTTCACCGAGCACATCGCCACTATCGCCGAAAACCGCCGGGTGGGCTACGGCCTTGGCGACGGTGTCGAGATGGGGCCGGTCATCAGCGCCGAGAGCAAGGCGCGCATCGAAGGCCTCATCGCCAAGGGCGAAAGCGAAGGCGCCAAACCCGTGGTGGACGGCAGGGGCAAGCACGTGAAGGGCTACGAAGACGGCCACTTTCTCCACCCGACCATCCTGGACGGGGTCAATCCGCAGGGCGAGATCGCCGGCACCGAGATCTTCGGTCCGGTCCTCAGCATGATGCACGCGAGCAACGTAGAGGACGCCATCCGCATCGTCAACGAGAGCAAGTTCGGCAACCAGGCCTGCCTCTTCACGAGTTCGGGCTACGCCGCCCGGCAGTTTCGCTACGAGGCCAGAGCGGGCAACATCGGCATCAACCTGGGCGTGGCCGCGCCGATGGCCTTTTTTCCCTTCAGCGGCTGGGGCGAGAGCTTTTTTGGCGATCTGCACGCGCAAGGCCGGCACGGTGTCGAGTTCTACACCG
- a CDS encoding TRAP transporter large permease subunit: MTDPQIGILMLGIFILIILLGFPIAFTLTALAVAFGYHAIGNAIFSLLVQRAYGVMANDVLIAVPLFLFMGYIVERANVLDKLFSSLQLAARNLPASLAVASLVTCALFATATGIVGAVVTLMGVLALPAMLKAGYDKRLASGVICAGGCLGILIPPSIMLILYGAMAGVSVVRLYAAALFPGFILAGMYIIYVIIRALLNPSLAPRPTEEQMNVPFREVFIGLLTSFFPLAILILSVLGTILFGLATPHEAAGIGAFGGLLLAILYRGLTFGRLKEAVFLTARTTAMVCWLFVGSWAFSSVFSLLGGHHLIAEWLTGLNMSPIQFMLLAQLIIFLLGWPLEWTEIIIIFVPIFLPLLPHFGVDPLLFGVLVALNIQTSFLTPPMAMSAFYLKGIAPPSIQLIDIFSGIIPFLGLVIVTMVIFYIFPQIALWLPNYLYR, from the coding sequence ATGACCGACCCTCAAATCGGCATCCTGATGCTGGGCATCTTCATCCTGATTATCTTGCTGGGCTTTCCTATCGCCTTTACCCTGACGGCGCTGGCGGTAGCCTTTGGCTACCACGCCATCGGCAACGCCATCTTCTCGCTGCTGGTGCAGCGCGCCTACGGCGTCATGGCCAACGACGTCTTGATCGCGGTGCCGCTCTTTTTGTTCATGGGCTATATCGTCGAGCGCGCCAACGTTTTGGACAAGCTGTTCTCGAGCCTGCAGCTCGCCGCCCGCAACCTGCCCGCCTCGCTGGCGGTGGCCTCCTTGGTGACTTGCGCGCTCTTCGCCACCGCCACGGGCATCGTCGGCGCGGTGGTCACCCTGATGGGCGTCCTGGCCCTGCCGGCCATGCTCAAGGCCGGCTACGACAAGAGGCTGGCGAGCGGGGTGATCTGCGCGGGCGGCTGCCTGGGCATCCTGATTCCGCCCAGCATCATGCTCATCCTCTACGGCGCCATGGCCGGCGTCTCGGTGGTGAGGCTCTACGCCGCCGCCCTCTTTCCGGGTTTTATCCTGGCAGGCATGTACATCATCTACGTGATCATCCGGGCGCTCCTGAACCCCAGCCTCGCACCACGGCCGACCGAAGAGCAGATGAACGTGCCCTTCCGAGAGGTCTTCATCGGCCTCTTGACCTCGTTCTTCCCGCTGGCCATTTTGATCCTGTCGGTGCTCGGCACCATCCTCTTCGGTCTGGCGACGCCCCACGAGGCGGCGGGCATCGGCGCCTTTGGCGGTCTGCTCTTGGCCATCCTCTACCGCGGCCTCACCTTCGGGCGCCTCAAGGAGGCGGTCTTCCTGACCGCGCGCACCACCGCCATGGTCTGTTGGCTCTTCGTCGGTTCCTGGGCTTTCTCCTCGGTGTTCTCGCTGCTGGGCGGCCACCACCTCATCGCCGAGTGGCTGACCGGGCTCAACATGTCGCCGATCCAGTTCATGCTCCTGGCGCAGCTCATCATCTTTCTCCTGGGCTGGCCGCTCGAGTGGACCGAGATCATCATCATCTTCGTGCCCATCTTCCTGCCGCTCCTGCCCCACTTCGGCGTCGACCCGCTGCTGTTCGGGGTCCTGGTCGCCCTCAACATCCAGACCTCGTTCCTGACCCCGCCGATGGCGATGTCGGCCTTTTACTTAAAGGGCATCGCGCCGCCGTCGATCCAGCTCATCGACATCTTCAGCGGCATCATTCCCTTTCTGGGACTCGTCATCGTCACCATGGTGATCTTCTACATCTTCCCGCAGATCGCCCTGTGGCTGCCCAACTACCTGTACAGGTAA